One window of Amaranthus tricolor cultivar Red isolate AtriRed21 chromosome 11, ASM2621246v1, whole genome shotgun sequence genomic DNA carries:
- the LOC130827192 gene encoding pentatricopeptide repeat-containing protein At5g03800, giving the protein MASSFHLSSLLPQPLLFHHPPFHFPIKPFHHSSISLSNFNPYYHHNYHFISASAARFLTNPPISPVSQQTHHPYSSSDSSEHSFSSNDANFIYHKCLELLQLSVHYKDVELARAVHSLILKFEEDNYLLNSLITAYLKLGFLYDAYNVFSEISHPDVVSYTVIISGFAKSGYEFEAIEMFMRMRMRGIEPNEFTFVAFLTACSRIYEFQLGFQIHSLIVKFGYLFSTYVANSLMKLYGKCGELDYALQVFDEMSERDIASWNTIIASFVSEEMYDRAFELFHEMLRIDGFRASQFTLSSLVSACASCSSRLLGREIHAYAIKIGFGNNLSVTNSLIGFYTKCGTAKDALTLFERMPIKDVISWTSMITTLMDFGMVDSALEIFDNMSEKNAISFNAVLAGLCSNYKGLEALSLFCDMVNNGVELTEYTLTSVISACSLLGVKNISEQIHGFVIKFGFTTNSCIEVALLDMCTRCGKIADAQKMFHRSQSDQYLPIKWTSLISGFARNALPEEAMILFQWGQSEEALEVDEVTATTVLGICGTLGLYEMGEQMYCHAIKSGHFHDLGLGNAVISMYSKCGYIENARRVFELLPLHDVVSWNCLISGYLLLRQGDEVLSVWLRMKNTHIRPDPITLLLIISSYRHTKSNMLDDCRRLFFSMSSVYDIEPTSDHYAAFVNVLGTWGCLDEAEDMISKMLFEPKISVWRALLHRSEIHSNPEIGKRTAKRILAMQPDDPSTFVLVSNLFSASGRWHCSEMVREEMRRQGLRKHPSRSWIVHQNKVHSFYTRDRTHSQSKDIHRGLGILILECLKAGYKPDTSFVLHEVEEHQKKDFLFYHSAKLAVTYGLLKTRPGKSIRVMKNVVLCGDCHNFFKYVSRVTRREIRVRDSSGFHYFCDGKCSCKDHWVRWLNVNTC; this is encoded by the exons ATGGCGTCAAGCTTCCatctctcttctcttcttcctcaACCTCTTCTCTTCCATCATCCTCCTTTTCACTTCCCTATCAAACCATTTCATCATTCCTCCATTTCTCTCTCAAATTTCAATCCATACTACCACCACAACTACCATTTTATCTCAGCTTCTGCTGCGAGATTCCTTACAAACCCACCAATCTCCCCTGTTTCCCAACAAACGCATCACCCCTATTCTTCTTCTGATTCCTCCGAACACTCCTTTTCATCAAATGATGCAAACTTTATCTACCATAAGTGTCTTGAATTGCTTCAATTGTCTGTTCATTACAAGGATGTTGAGCTTGCAAGAGCTGTTCATTCCTTGATTTTGAAGTTTGAGGAGGATAATTACTTGCTTAATTCCTTAATTACTGCTTATCTCAAACTGGGTTTTCTCTATGATGCTTATAATGTGTTTTCCGAAATTTCCCATCCTGATGTTGTCTCTTACACTGTTATTATTTCCGGGTTTGCAAAATCTGGGTATGAATTTGAGGCTATTGAGATGTTTATGAGGATGAGAATGAGAGGTATTGAACCTAATGAGTTCACTTTTGTTGCTTTTTTAACTGCTTGCAGCAGAATTTATGAGTTTCAATTAGGGTTTCAAATTCATTCTTTGATTGTTAAATTTGGTTATTTGTTTTCAACGTATGTTGCAAATTCTCTTATGAAATTATACGGCAAATGTGGTGAGTTAGATTATGCACTTCAGGTGTTCGATGAAATGTCTGAAAGAGATATTGCATCCTGGAATACTATCATTGCTAGTTTTGTTAGTGAAGAGATGTATGACAGAGCTTTTGAATTGTTCCATGAGATGCTTAGAATTGATGGGTTTAGAGCTAGCCAATTTACTCTTTCGAGCCTTGTTAGTGCTTGTGCTAGTTGCTCTTCTAGGCTCTTGGGTAGAGAAATTCATGCTTATGCAATTAAGATAGGCTTTGGTAATAATTTGAGTGTCACTAATTCTCTTATTGGGTTTTACACAAAATGTGGCACTGCCAAAGATGCGTTAACTTTGTTTGAGAGAATGCCTATCAAGGATGTTATTTCTTGGACGAGTATGATTACCACCTTGATGGACTTCGGAATGGTTGATTCAGCGTTAGAAATATTCGATAACATGTCTGAGAAAAATGCTATTTCTTTCAATGCTGTATTGGCGGGGCTTTGTTCGAATTATAAGGGTTTAGAAGCTTTATCTTTGTTCTGTGATATGGTTAATAATGGTGTCGAATTAACAGAATACACACTAACAAGTGTTATTAGTGCTTGTAGCTTGCTTGGGGTAAAGAATATTAGTGAACAAATACATGGGTTTGTGATCAAATTTGGCTTTACAACCAATTCTTGTATAGAAGTAGCTTTACTTGATATGTGCACAAGGTGTGGGAAAATCGCAGACGCTCAAAAGATGTTTCATCGAAGCCAATCCGACCAATACCTACCCATAAAATGGACTTCCCTGATTTCTGGCTTTGCTCGTAACGCGCTGCCAGAAGAAGCTATGATACTGTTCCAATGGGGGCAATCCGAAGAAGCTTTAGAAGTTGATGAAGTTACAGCAACTACAGTACTTGGTATTTGTGGGACTCTAGGTTTATATGAAATGGGTGAGCAAATGTATTGTCACGCCATAAAATCAGGGCATTTTCATGATTTAGGATTGGGAAATGCTGTCATTAGTATGTACTCGAAGTGCGGTTACATTGAAAATGCTCGGAgggtttttgaacttttgcCCTTACATGATGTAGTGTCATGGAATTGTTTGATTTCTGGTTACCTTCTTCTAAGGCAGGGTGATGAGGTGTTGTCTGTTTGGTTGAGGATGAAGAACACACATATAAGACCAGACCCGATCACccttcttttaattatttcgtcGTATAGGCATACCAAGTCGAATATGCTAGATGATTGTCGGAGATTGTTTTTCTCGATGAGTAGTGTATATGATATCGAACCTACTTCTGATCATTATGCGGCGTTTGTGAACGTTTTAGGAACATGGGGTTGTTTAGATGAGGCTGAGGATATGATATCTAAGATGTTGTTTGAGCCAAAAATCTCGGTTTGGCGAGCTTTGCTTCATCGTAGTGAAATTCATTCGAACCCTGAGATTGGGAAAAGGACAGCAAAACGCATACTGGCTATGCAGCCCGATGATCCTTCTACGTTTGTGCTCGTATCAAATTTGTTCTCTGCGTCTGGTAGATGGCATTGCTCCGAGATGGTTAGAGAGGAAATGAGGAGGCAAGGTCTTAGAAAACATCCTTCACGTAGTTGGATAGTTCATCAAAACAAAGTTCATTCGTTTTATACCCGAGATAGGACTCATTCCCAATCGAAAGACATCCATCGAGGATTAGGAATCTTGATCTTAGAATGCTTAAAAGCTGGGTATAAGCCTGATACAAGTTTTGTTCTTCATGAAGTAGAGGAGCACCAGAAGAAAGATTTCTTGTTCTATCATAGTGCAAAACTAGCGGTAACGTATGGCCTTTTGAAAACCCGGCCTGGAAAATCTATTCGAGTTATGAAGAATGTCGTGTTATGTGGCGATTGCCATAACTTCTTCAAGTACGTTTCGAGAGTCACTCGAAGAGAAATTCGTGTTAGGGACTCTTCAGGTTTTCACTATTTCTGTGATGGAAAATGCTCATGTAAAGATCACTG GGTGAGATGGTTGAATGTAAATACATGTTGA